The Candidatus Effluviviaceae Genus V sp. genome segment CGGTGACATCGACGTCGTGTACGCGGAGGGTCTCTCGGCCGAGTTCCTCGTCACGACCGACGATGGTCGCGTCGACGTTCACAGTGACGGTGTTCGGGACTACGCGCAGACCGAGCACCGGACGAGCGGCACGATCGGGGGAGGCGAGGGGAGAATCCGCATCAGGACGGACGACGGTGACATCTCGGTCCGGCGCCTCGGCTAGCGGGACGGGAGGGTGCCGAACCTCCTGTAGACGAGGTAGACGAGCCAGAGGATGACCGCGACGAAGGCCGCGAGGACGGTGATGTAGGCGCCCGACAGACTCGGTCCGCCGCCGTCGAGATTGCTCGTGTAGATGAACTGCGCCGTCACCACGAGGAAGCCCAGTGTGGCGGCACTGAACCAGAGCATCCAGACGCTGAGGTCGGCGATCGAGCGTTCTCTGTGCGGCGGTGCCAGCCAGACCTCCCGATGGGGTATGTTGACGAAGCCCGCGGGCATGCGGCGGATGAGCGTCGGGATCCCGAAGCCGAGGAACAGGAAGAGCGCCTCGGCGAGGCCGTACCAGATGACAAACTCCGTTCGTCCCGACCAGCCGTTCGCTTCCCCTCCGGTTC includes the following:
- a CDS encoding DUF1648 domain-containing protein, translated to MSSSERDGRRVADRERPDASLPRILVWLLAVVAVAQAVYYYPKMPEVMATHFGTGGEANGWSGRTEFVIWYGLAEALFLFLGFGIPTLIRRMPAGFVNIPHREVWLAPPHRERSIADLSVWMLWFSAATLGFLVVTAQFIYTSNLDGGGPSLSGAYITVLAAFVAVILWLVYLVYRRFGTLPSR